AAGGCGGCCGGAACTGGGTGTTGCCTGCGGGTTTGAACCTGTTTTCGGGTTTTGGGTTGCATCAAATTACCAAGCTGCCTTTTAGCCAAAGCGTTAGGTGGCGACTGGGCATGGAGCGCTTTGTTGCAACCCCTCCGGCCAAGGACGAGCTTATGGGAGCCTTTTTGCGCCGCAAGTTGGGCCCCGAGGTGTGGGCGGTACTGGAGCCATACCTAAGCGCAATGTTGGGTGGCCCCGCCGAGGAAGTCTCGGCGCAAGCTGCCCTGGGTCGTTTGATAGCACTCGAGCGCCAAGGGGGCTTGCTGGCAGGTAGCCGAAAGCTCTCTAACCCAGGCCGGTGGCAGTTAGCCGGGGGAATGGGCAGTCTAATCGAGGCCCTGGGCAAGCACCTCCCAAGCGCCAAGCTATTACCCCAGCACGAAGTGTGGGCTCTCACCCGGGATGCAAGACACTGGCAGGTGCACGTGCGGGGCGGTTCACTTAGCGCCGAGGCCATCTTTATGGCACTTCCCGCCCCACAAGCAGCCAAGGTTTTCCGCCCCTCCGCTCCCCAACTCACCACCCTGCTAAACCACTTTCCCCACCAACACAGCGCCAAGGTCTATCTGCTCTACCGCCACGGCGAGCTGGCCGAACCCACCGAGTATTTTTTTGCCCGTGGGGAGGGCTATACCAGCAGCGCCATTAAGCTGACCCACCCCAGTCCAGACCTGGCCTTGGTAAGAGCCCAGTTTATGGGTGAAGCGGCCCGATGGAGCGACAGCGACCTGGCTAAACAAGCCCAACAAGACCTCGCCCGGCTTCGGCAAATCGAGGCCCGTCCGCTGGCAGCCTGGGTCTTCCGCCAGCCCTCCTCGAGGCCTCAGTTCACCCAGGGCCACGCGCAGCGGGTAGCCCACCTCGAGCAGGAGCTGGTGTATGCCCCGGGCCTTTTCCTCACCGGTAGCTATCTGGCCGGCCCCGGCCTAGCCAACCTGGTAGAACACGCCCATCAAACCATACGGCGGGCCCTCGATTTCCTGGCCCTCTAGAACCCCTTGGCAGCAGTTTGCTCAGCATACCGTCGTGGAGATGAGGTTACAAAGTTTGAGCGCAGGGAGGACGTTTTTCGACCCGCCTTTTTGGTAATGGAATCTCTGCAACTGTGTAATAGCGCAAAACCCCCAGACCGCAGCCTGGGGGTTCGCAAAGCATCGCCTTATTTCAGTTCGACCTTGGCGCCTGCATCCTCGAGCTGCTTCTTGATCTTTTCGGCTTCGTCTTTGGAGACACCTTCCTTGACGGTACCGCCTTGCTCGGCCAGGTCTTTAGCTTCCTTCAGGCCCAGGCCGGTAATGGCGCGGAGCTCTTTGATCACGTTGAGCTTCTGGGCGCCCGCATCCTTGAGCACCACATCGAACTCGGTCTTCTCTTCGGCAGCAGGAGCCGCCGCACCGGCAGCGGCGCCCGGCATGGCCACGGCCACCGGAGCAGCAGCGGTCACGCCCCACTCTTCTTTAAGTTCGTCAATAAGTTGCTTGAGTTCCAGTACGGTTGCACCGGACAGTTGAGCCTTGATCGAAGCAATATCGAGAGCCATTTTTTCCTCCTATCGGGCCTATTGACCCACCGGCCTAAGCGGCCTCTAGTTTCTGAACCTGGGCATCCAGGATGCCCACCAATTCCTGCGCCTTTGCCCCCAGCACGGCCACGAAGTTGGACATCGTAGCGGACAGCACGCCGACCAGTTCGGCTTGCAGTTCCTTCTGGCTGGGCAGCTCGGCCAGGGCCTCCACCTGCTGACCCGTGAGGGCCTGTCCCGAGAGCATTCCCGACTTTAGGGCAGGAATGCCTTTATCGTTCGTCTTGGCGAACTCCTTGAGGGCTTTGGCGACACCGGCGGGGTCGTTGAAGGTCACCACCGCCGAAGGGCCACTCAAACCTTCGATGGCCGGCAGTCCCAGGTCGCTGATGGCTTTGCGGATTAGGGTGTTTTTGGCCACAATCAGCTCGCCACCCTTTTCCCGCAGCGCCTTGCGCAGCTTCCCGGTAGGGCCCGCCTCGAGCCCTTGGTAGTTCACCAAGAAGAACGAGCCTTCCGTACCCTTGAGGGTAGCGGTAAGCGCCTCGAGGTTTTCGATGTTGCGCTTGTTAGGCAATGTTCCTCCTAGCGTGGGCAGGGGTAGGGACTTAGCAAAGACTCTACAACCCGCCCTCTTGTTGTTTTGGGACTAGGGAGTTCCCACCAAGTTAACCGCGAAAAACGCTTCCCTACGAGCGCCTCGGCGACATTTTTAAGGCTTCTCGCCCGTCGCTGTCTTTGGCTGCCCTGCGGGCCCGGCCTAGCAATCCAAGGCCCAGGAGGGACACCAAGGGTGAAGTATACAAAACGACCTTGGCTCCTGACAAGTCCGGTCGCGTAATCACCGACGGGAAGGTTCTGGCTTCCAGCGCTCTTCACAGACGTGGCCGCCCACTTCCCTCCCCTACTGCGTAGGGGAGGCCAGGTGGGGTGGCTGACCTGGCCCTTCACGCAGCGGATTGGGGGCCTTGCCTGATACCCTCCCCCACCCTCCCTACGCGGTAGGGAGGGCGTTTTTAGGCCATCTCGGGGGCCGAAGTGGGATGGAATCTCTACATCGATGTATTCGGTGTGCGGTACAAAACTTCGGAAATTTAGTTACCAGACCACTAAGCCAGCCGCAACTCCGGCAGGCCTTGGACTAAGTGCTCGTCGTGGGTAGCCACGATCACCGCGGTGCCGATTTCTTGGGCCAGGCTCAGCATGAGCCCGAGTACTTTTTCGGCGTTGCGCCGATCCAGGCTGCCGGTCGGCTCGTCGGCTAGCAAGAGCTTGGGGCGGTTGTACAGGGCTCGAGCCACCGCAATACGCTGCCGCTCACCTCCCGATAGGGCCTTGGGGAATAGATGGGCACGGTCTAGTAGCCCTACCCGATTGAGTAACTCCAGCCCCCAGGCCGGGTCTACCTGGTTGGCTAAATACCCCGGAACAAGGATGTTTTCTAGTGCGGTAAGCTCGGCTTGTAGATAGTGGTGCTGAAAGACTAAGCCGGTGAAGTATAGCCGCTGTCGGGCCAGCTGCTCTTCGCTCAGATCACCGATGCTCTGGCCCAGCCACCGCACATCGCCCGCTTGCAAGGCCAGCAACCCGGCCAGCAGGTGCAGCAGGGTGGTTTTGCCGCTACCCGAGGGCCCCAGAACGACCCGTATCTCGCGCTCATGCAGGGCGAAGTCCAGGTTCTGGAACAGCTCGACCTCGCCATAGCGAAAACCCAACCCAGAAGCTTCCAAAACCGGAGTGTTACTTGCTATTGGCAAACCGTTACGCACCCTTGTAGAGTGTACTTGATGTTGGCCGACCTACAGGTACTAGCCAAGACCCCGCTCTTCCAAGGGGTGCCGCCTCAGGCCCTCGAGGTTGCTCGAGAGTCTTTTGTAACCCGCAACTACCCGGCAGGTAAGTTAATTTTTGAGGCCGGGGATATGGGGGCGGCCCTTTATATTGTCCAGAGCGGACAGGTGCGCATCTACCGTACCTACTTGGATGGACGGGAGCGCATGTTTGCCTACCTGGGCCCCGGCGAAGTGTTTGGAGAGATGAGCCTGCTGGACGATCAGCCCCGCAGCGCCTCTGCCGAGACCACCCTAGACTCGGTGCTGCTGGTGTTGTACCAGGATGCCTACTGGAGTCTGGTGCGCAAATGGCCGGAAATCCTGCACAACCTGGCCACCATCCTGGCTCGTCGCCTGCGCGAGGCCGACCTAGAGCTCGAGGTGCTTTCCTTCGAAGAGGCCCGGGGCCGGGTGGCCTACGCCCTAACCAAACTGCGCAAGCAGCGCTATGGCGATGGGGTCAAGATGAAGCTAACCCACCAAGAACTGGCCCAGCTCTCCGGAACCAGCCGCGAGACCGTAACCCGTGTGCTGCATGCCCTGCGCGAGGAAGAGCTGGTTCGGGTGGGCTCGGGTTATGTAGAAATCCTCGATCCGGTGGGTCTGGAGGAAGTGCTTTTTGGCTTGCGCTAGCTTAGCGCCTATTGGTCTGGGGCCAGAACGGGTTTGGTTGTTGCATGAAGGATGCGACCGCGCTGAGGAAGCGTTATGCGTTTGCGGGCTGATTTAGTCCCTCAGGACAACCTAAGCTATCAGGATGTGGTTCTGGTAGTGGATGTAATTCGGGCTACCACCACCGCGACGGCTTTTTTGGAAGCGGGCGCCAGCAGCTTGTACCTCACGGCCAGCTTGGAGGGCGCTCGAGCTTTCCGAGATACCGATGTGGTGCTGGCAGGGGAGGAAGGGGGCCTTAAACCTGCCGGCTTTGATTACGGCAACTCGCCCCGGGAAGCCCTGGAAGCGCCGGTAGGGGGCAAAATTGTGGTGCTGAGCACCACCAACGGCACCCGCACGGCGCACTTAGCGGCCCAGAGCGCCAAACACGTTTTGCTCGCTTCGCTTTACAATGCCCACGCTGCTGCTCGTCTGGCCCACCAACTCGCCACCGAAGAGGTGGCAATTCTGTGTGCGGGCAAAGAGGGTCGCATAGGCCTGGACGACGTATACACCGCAGGCGTACTGGCCGAGTTTTTGCAGATCATGGGCTCCTATGAACTCGAGGATGGTGCGCTCACCGCCCTCACCACCCGTCGCGCCTATCCCGATCCACTGGAGCCGCTGCATCTTTCGGCGGCAGCCCAGGCCCTGCGACAGGTAGGGCTCGAGGCCGATGTACCTTTTTGCGCCCAGATCGCTGCTTCCCCTGCTGTGGGGGTGCTCGAGGGGCGGGTGGGCGAGGCCCTCATCTTTAAGCGAGCGCAGCGCCCCAGCAATGCCAGCCAGAGCCAGATTCCGACCGTCTAGTACGGTCTCCACAAGATGAACAAGCCTGATCGTGGCGAAGAGGTCAGGGCATTAGACCCGGTTTGCGGGTTTGGCCGGGTAGTGGTAAGCGTGCCGAGATAAATCGGACTGGAGCGAGAGCGCTCTAATGCTCAGAACCTGAGGCCTGCTGACCTTGGGTCGGCATTGTTTTGGGCGCTTATGGCTACTCCCGGCCCTCATCAACCCTATTCGGCCGTAGTCAGCCGTATCATGGAGCGGTATGTTGGCGCAGGAAATAGTGCAGCAAGTCCAGTCGGGTCAACGTTCGCCGCGTGAAATAGTCGAGGAGCGCTTGCAGCGCATTGCAGAGCTCGAGCCCTACCTCCATGCCTTTATCCGCTTGAATCCAGAAGCGCGCTCTGAGGCCCAAGCTGTTGAAGAGCGCCTGGCAGGTGGCGAGAGCCTACCGCTGGCGGGGGTTCCGGTGGCCGTCAAGGACAATATCTGTACTGAGGGGCTGGAAACCACCTGCGGCTCTAAAATGCTGGCTTCCTTTGTGCCTCCGTATAACGCTACGGTCATCGAAAAACTGCGCAAAGCCGGGGCCATCGTGGTGGGCAAGGCCAACATGGACGAGTTTGCCATGGGTTCTTCCACCGAATACTCGGCCTTTGGCCCGACCCGCAATCCCTGGGACTTGGAGCGGGTACCGGGGGGAACCTCGGGGGGCTCGGCGGCAGCGGTGGCCGCCGATATGGTGCCGGTGGCGCTTGGAACCGACACCGGTGGGAGTGTACGCCAGCCGGCTGCGTTGTGTGGCATCTACGGCTTTAAGCCTACCTATGGCCGTATTTCACGCTATGGAGTGGTAGCCACCGCCAGCAGCTTGGATCAGGTAGGAACCATGGCCCGCTCGATAAGTGACCTGGCCCTGCTGAGCGAGGTAGTATGCGGCCACGACCCGCGAGACAGCACCAGCCTGGAAGCCGTACCGCAGTTCATGGCCGCCTTGCAGGCTCCGGTGCAGGGCATGACCGTGGGGATTGTCAAGGAAGCCCTAGCACAGGGCAACTCGCCCGGGGTGCTGGAGGCCCTCGAGCGTTTCCGTTTGGTACTGGAAAAGCAAGGGGTGCGCTTTGTTGAGGTCAGCATTCCCACCCTGGCGTACGCCCTGGCCGCCTACTACATTGTCAACACCGCCGAAATCAGCTCCAACCTGGCCCGCTACGACGGAACCCTTTATGGGCTGCGGGTGCCCGCTGAAGATAGTATCAGCACCATGATGCAAAGCCGTGAACACGGTTTTGGCCCCGAGGCACAGCGGCGGATTCTGATGGGAACGTTTGTGCTTTCGTCGGGTTACTACGATGCCTACTACGGCAAAGCACTGCGTGTCAGGGCCAAACTCAAGGCCGACATAGACGCTGCCCTTGCCCAGGCCGACCTGCTGCTCACCCCTACCAGCCCTTTCCCAGCCTTCCCATTTGGCGAAAAAACCAGCGACCCCCTTGCGATGTACCTGGCCGACATAGACACCGTAGCCGTCAACCTGGCCGGAGCGCCCGCGATGAGTATCCCCGCAGGCTTCGAGGGGGCGTTGCCGGTAGGCGTTCAGCTCATCGGCAAACCCTTGCAGGACGAGCAAATCTTTACCCTGGCACATGCTTTTGAGCAAGCTACCGAGCGGGCTTTTGCTAAAGCAGCACAGGTTAACCTCGGCGTTACGCCACCTTATGCGCAGCAATGACCTATGGAAATCTATCTAGTACGCCATGCCATAGCCCTCGAGGCGCTACCGGGTCAGTCCGACGATGCCCGGCCGCTGTCTGAACCGGGCAGACAGAAGTTCAAAGAGGCGGTGCAGGGGCTTGGGCGCCTAGGCGTTCATTTTGACCGCCTTTACCATAGCCCCAAGCTACGCGCGGTACAGACCGCCGAACTTCTTGTGCCGCTGCTGGAGGGCGAGACCGAAGTAACGCCCTATCTGGCCGCCGAGCCCGGCCTACCGCTCCTCGAGGCTTTGCAGGGCAACAACGTAGCCCTTGTGGGGCACGAGCCCTGGATCGGCAGCTTATGTGCCTGGCTGCTCACGGGGCGCAAAGACGGTGGCCCTTTCCCCTTCAAAAAAGGGGGCGTGGCCTGGCTCGAGGGCACCCCTAAGCCTGGCGGCATGAAGCTCCGGGGCTTCTGGTCGCCCCGGGTTTTGCGCAGGCTATCCGGCTAAGTGGTCTCGTAATCTGATTTTCGTCGCTTTGCCCTTACAAATCCAAACGTGAGCACCTTGTCATTGCGAGGAGGCCCCGCCGACGAAGCAATCCAGATAGCCTTGTGTAGGCTGGCCAGGTCAGAGCTTCTAGATTCCTTCGCATCCTGCGGATGCTGGCAATGACGGAAAAGTGGGGTCACATACTTTGTTACCAGACCACTAAGTGGTCTGGTAACTAAATTTCCGAAGTTATGTACCGCACACCGAATACATCGTTGTAGAGATTCCATCCCACTTCGGCCCCCGAGATGGCCTAAAAACGCCCTCCCTACCGCGTAGGGAGGGTGGGGGAGGGTATCAGGCAAGGCCCCCAATCCGCTGCGTGAAGGGCCAGGTCAGCCACCCCACCTGGCCTCCCCTACGCAGTAGGGGAGGGAAAGGGCGAAGCGGGGTGGGGTGCTTTTTGCATGACCGTACAGGCAAGGCACCGAAGGCCCAGGTTTACGAGACACGGCGCGTTCTGAAGGCTAAACCTCATACTGCGTATTTTGTTACCAGACCACTAAGCCTGCTCGAGGCTAAAAGGGGTCTTCTGGCCGGCCAGGGCAATTGCGCGGGCCTCCTCTGGCACCCAGGAGAGCCCCAACACCGCCCTATAGGCCCTTAGCGCCTGGTCGCGCCGGCCTAACAGGTCGGCCAACTGCCCGTAGCGGGCCAGGGTGTAGCCCGGCAGGTAGGCGGGGTGCTGAAATTCGCTGTGCACAAGCTGCTCCAAAAGAGCAAAGGCGTCCTCCGGCTGTTTGGCGGCCAGGTAGATCTGGGCGGCGCAGTAGAGGGCTTCGGGGCTTTCTACTTCCTGCAACTGCTCTAGCAAAACCGCCCAGTCGTCCGACTCGCTCAGTTGCCAGGCCCGATCCAGCACGCTGCGCTGACGCTCGAGCTCGGTGGGGGTATGGGCCCCTGGCAACTGGTACCGCTCTGCCGGCAGGTTCTCCAGCAGCCAAGGGTACTCGAGCGCATCCACCAACACCACCCCACGCCCTGGAGCACCCCGCAAGCGCTGGGCTACTTGCTCCATGCGCTGCCGCCGGAAGCCGGTCGCGGGGCCCTCACCAAAAACCTGGGCGTAGCCCTGATGGTAGGCTTTTAGTACCTGTAGCACCGCCTCCTGGGCAAAATCTTCTGGGGTGCGGGGGGTGCTGAGCAGGGCTTGCAGGCTTTCCTCGAGACCCTGCACCTGGTGCAAAAGCTGCTGGCCTTTGGGGTACTGGCGCAAAGCTTCGCGAAAGCGATCGGCCTCGGCTTTGAGGTGGGCCTGTTCGTCCAGCGCCTCTATCTCCAAACCTGCTCTTTCGGCCCAGGGCAAAACGTGAAAGAATGAGACCTCGTTCTGGTCGCGCCAGCGCTGCGCTGCCAGTTCCTCGGGGCTATACGAGGCCAGGAATATCTTTTGGGGCTGGTGCAACTTAATCAGCTCCACCACCGTCACCCCGTTGTAGCGCGGGTGCAGGATATGAAAGGGGCCCAGCGTAGGAATGACCAAGACCGACACGCCCGGCATTTTAGACCTCCAAGATCGCAACTACCGTTTTGCAATGCTCAATGGCTGGTTTGTGCTGTTGGGGGACGCTTTTTTTAATGGCTCCATCGTGCTGGCCTCCTTTGCCGCCAAGCTCGGCGCGGCCAACTGGGTGATCGGGCTGTTGCCGGCTTTGCTCAACGCCGGCTCGATGATACCGCAGGTTTTTGTCGCGCCCTACGTGGCCCGGCTTCCGGTCAAGGTGGTGCTGTACCGCCGCATGGCCCTGTTGCGGGTGGCCAGCCTGGGCCTGGTAGCGTTGGGAGGGTTTGTACTAGGGCAGCGCCCCGACCTGCTGCTATGGGTATTTACGGTCGGGCTTGCCCTCAACGGCTTTTTTACCGGGTTCTCGAGCCTTCCTTTCTGGGAGGCCATCGGAAAAACCATTCCCATGGAGCGCCGCAGCGGGCTTTTCGCGGCCCGCAACCTGGTGGGCGGGTTGTTGGCTTTTGGGGCCGGTTTTCTGGTGCGCCTCATCCTTGATCTGCCGCTGGCTTTTCCCTACCCCTATGCCATTCTCTTCACCCTTGGCACCCTGGCCTTTGCCTATGGTTGGCATCTGTTTGGCTTGGTAGACGAACCCCCCGACAAAGAAACCCGCTCCGAGCGCATCTCGCTTAGCCTACCCTTCCGCGACTTTTATTTTCGCCGCTTTTTGCGGGTGCGCATTCTGCTGGTGATGGCCAGCATGGTCGAACCCTTCTATGCAGCCTACGCCGTGCGGGTGCTGGGACACAAAGGTGAGATCGGAACCTATCTAATGGTCTATACGCTTTCCTCGGTGCTTTCGAACCTACTGTGGGTGCGCATTTCCCGGCGCTATGGCTCGCGTAGCCTAATCCTGATCGGCGCCGCCCTGGGCGCAGCAACCCCTCCTCTGGCACTGCTGCTATCCCCGTCGGCTTTTTGGTTGGTGTTTGTGTTGCAAGGGGCATACCTGGCCTCCATTGGGGTAGGCACCTCCACCTATCTAGTGAACCTGGCCCCCACCGATGCCCGCAGTTCGTACATCGGCCTGTCCAATACTATTGTGGGGTTGTTGGCCTTCTCGCCGGTGTTGGGTGGGTTGCTGGCCGACCGCGTGGGGTATGCGGGGCCGATGGTGGTTGCAACCATCTGCTATGCCTGGGCCTTGTATGCGGGCCGCCGCCTGAAGCTGCTCGAGGGGGTACAACCGCGCTGAGGAGTCTGATACCGGATTCAAAAAGATAGTCTTCAGAACAAACAACCCTGATGGTTATCTTTTTGAATCCTAGAGCACACCCCTCCCTGACGGTCGGCGAAAAAAACGTCTCCCTTCGGTCGGGTTCGTTTGTCGCCGTTCGGTGACAAACGAACCGAATCTGGTATGACATAAAGGCACCGTCGGAAAGATTCCCCCACATTTTCAGAGTGATAGCCCACAGGCCCTTCACCGCGTAGGGTTGGGGAGGGTTCCTGGCAAGGCCCCGGGCCTGTCTGTTAGCAGGCCCTATCCATAACCCCACCTGGGGGAGGAAGGGGGCGAATCGGGATGGGGTGGTTTTCTGGTTGTACATATGTGGCTATATTGGTCTGGTAATCTGATTTACGTCACTTTGCCCTTTAAGATCCAAATGTGAGCCCCTTGTCATTGCGAGGAGGCCCCCGCCGACGAAGCAATCCGGGTAGGGTTGACTGGGCGAGCCAGGCCAGAGATGCTGGATTGTTTCGCATCCAACGGATGCTCGCAATCACAGGAGAAGGCCGGTATCCCATACTTTGTTACCAAACGGCTATACGGGCATCTCTACGCCTAAATGACACGGCCATAATGCCTACCAAACAGGCGCAAACCGATGGGCGGGGCACCCCGTGCTTTCGCCTTTTTGCCTGCTCGGTGTACAGTGACGGAGGACGGTAAAACCATGTTTGAACCAGGGCTTTTGAAGGATAAGGTAATACTGGTAACGGGGGGCGGTACGGGTCTGGGCCGCTCGATGAGCACACGCTTCCTGGAGCTTGGGGCCAGGGTGGCCATTACCAGCCGTCGGGCCGAGACCCTTGCCCAGGCTGCCCAGGAGATGATGCAGCAGACCGGAGGAGAGGTTTTTGCCACTCCGGTAGATGTGCGCGACCCAGAAGCAGTAAAAAGCATGGTGGACGCGGTAGAAGCCCATTTTGGCCGCATTGATGTGCTGCTCAACAATGCGGCTGGCAACTTTATTTCCCCTACCGAGCGGCTCTCCTATCGGGCCTTCGATGCGGTGTTGAACATTGTGCTCCACGGTACGGTGTACTGCACCCTCGAGGTCGGTAAGCGCTGGATTGCGCGTAAACAGAAAGGGGTCATGCTCAACATTGCTACCACCTATGCCCAGTCCGGCTCGGGGTATGTGGTGCCTTCTGCTACGGCCAAGGCCGGCGTGGTAGCCCTGACCAAGTCACTGGCGGCGGAGTGGGGCAAGTACGGCATCCGGCTCAACGCCATTGCACCGGGGCCCTTCCCCACCGAAGGGGCCTGGACACGCCTGATGCCTACCCCGGAGATTGCCCAAATGTTCGAGAAGAAGATTCCCCTGGGGCGGGTGGGCGAGCACATCGAACTCGCCAACCTGGCCTCTTACCTCATCTCCGACTACGCGGGCTTCATTACCGGCGACGTGATCACCATTGACGGGGGCGAGACGGTCTGGAATGCGGGGGAATTCAACATCCTGGACGCCGTAACCCAGGAGCAATGGGATGCCCTCGAGGCCCTTCGCAAGAAAAGCTAACCCGCAAACCCGATTCCGGCGTGGCACAATAAAAGCGTGGAAGTGATCCAACCTTACATCGGACAGCTCACCTTTGGCGGGCTGGCCGGTTTTGCTGTGGGCTACGCTATCAAGACCGTGGGGCGTTGGGTGGCCATCATCCTGGGCCTGATTTTTGTGGTGGTGCAGGTGCTGGCCTCGATGGGCTACATCAACGTGGACTGGACGCGCATCCAGCGCGATGTGGAGCCTTTACTGCAACAAGATCAGATCAAAAGCGCCTGGGACGCTCTGGTGCGGGTGCTTACTACCAACCTACCTTTTGGAGGGGCTTTTGTAGCGGGGCTTCTGCTGGGGTTGCGGCGGGGTTAGGCGTACTTGGTGCGGAGCAAAAGGGCCTGGCCGGAGAGTTCTGCTAGCCGGTCAAGGTCTATGGCGGTGGGGTGACCGTGCTGGGCCAGGTAGGGCAGCACCTGTTCGGTAGCCAGGTTGCCTACTAGCTCGTCGCCGGCAAAGGGGCAGCCGCCAATGCCGCCCAGTGCTCCCTCGAGCCAGCACACCCCGGCCTGTAGGGCTACCGCTACTTTCTCCAGGGTGTGCTCCGGACGACTATGTAAGTGCAGGCCGATTTTTTCATCCAACCCCCCCTCCCGCGCCACAGCTTGAAGGGTATCGGCGATGGTCTGGGCCGTGGCCACCCCGTAGGTATCGGCCAGCACGATGCCCGAAAGCCCCGGCATCTGCTGCATGCGCTGCACAAACTGCGCGGTAAGACCCGGTTCCCAGGTGTCGCCATAGGGGTTGCCGAAGGCCATCGAAAGGTAGACCACAAAGCGCAGCCTTCCGGCTTCGGCTAAGAGTTGTTCCAAAACCGGCCAGGATTCTTGGATGCCTAGGTTGAGGTTTTTGCGCTGGAAGGTCTCGGAGATGGAGAAGGGATAGCCTACCGTGGTCAGGTGAGGGGCTTGTCGGGCCCGCTCCAGACCCTTGGGGTTGCCAATGATGGCCAGGTACTCCCGTCCCTCCGGCTTGGGCAAGGCGGCCAGCACCGCCTCGGCATCGGCGTGCTGAGGCACCCATTTGGGCGAGACAAAGCTGGTCAGGTCGAGGCTTTGAAAATCGGCCTCGAGCAGCCCCAGCAAATATCCCACCTTTTCTTCGGTTGGAATGAATCGGGCAAACCCCTGCCAGGAGTCCCGTGGACACTCCACCCATTTCACAGTTCCTCACTATACCGAGCGATGCCCTCCGGCTGCACCACATACAGCTCGCCCCATAAAGGGTAGCCCTGCCTGAACACATCGCTCAAGATCTCGCGCATCAGCTCGGGGTCAATCACCCCCGGGCGCAGCACGATACGCGGGAAGCTGAGGGGAAAGCGCACGGGGTCGGAGAAGTCCAGGTCGAGTGTGACCAGCACATAGTTGTGTTGCTCGGCGTAGGCGTACAAAAAGGCGTCGGAGCGCCCGGTGAGGCCCATCTCCCGCGCCGTGACCACCTCGTGCCCCTCGCCAATCAGCCACCAAAGCACCCGCTGGGGTATGTTTTCGTCGAGCAGAATGCGCATTACTCCTCGTGCAGGGCGATCCACTCGTAGTTGGTGGAGCGGGCCCCGTACAACAGCGCGGCCTGGATGTCCTGGCGGGTCAGTTCGGGCCACTGCACCAATACCTCCTCGACGGACATCTGCGAGGCCAGGGCTTCCAAGACCATATGTACCGCAATGCGGGTTCCCTTTATGCGGGGGCGCCCTCTTAGCATTTCGGGATTGGAGCTGATGCGGGAGAGGAGTTCGCTGCGAGCCTTGGTATTCAGCTTCATGTGCTACCTCCCTGAGGGCGGTTTTGGGGCCCAGGGTTCACGCGCAAGTTCGGGCCGCAAAAGACGCTATGCACCCCGGCACGAGCCTGAGGCTTTCTTGGCTGGGCTGCATGCTTCATCATAGCCGATATTGCCCAGCGGTAGGGTCAAAAATCTCTCCTGCCCGGATGTTCCCACGGGAAGCTCCACGTGGGTTAACCCAAGCGCCCACAAGTCTTCCCATCGGCACCCAGATTCAGGCTTCCTGCGGGGGCCCCAGATGAGGGATCAAACGAGTTGTTTACAGGACTTTCTATTTGAAACCGCTATGACTCTGCTAGCTCGAGCCCAAAGCGTTGAATGCTTTACAAACCCTCCACCGGCTCGGTTTCCATGCCCCGAATGGCCTCGCGCAACCAGTCGGGGATGCGGGCGGGCTTGCCGTTTTCCAGCCAGACTACCACCACCTTGATCCGGGCGGCCAGCCCGCCGTCGGCCCAGGTTTCGCTATAAGTGCGGAAGCTCGAGTTCCCCACCCGCTCTACCCGCAAGGCAATCTCCACCTGCTGTCCGAACAAAATGGGGGTGATGTAGTCCACCTCGGCCCGCGCCATTACAAAGTTTCCGCTGTCGATGTGGGCGCCGGCTTGCTGTAGGTAGTGGCCCCGCGCCACTTCGTCGTAGGTCAGATAAACCGCGTTGTTGACGTGCTCGAGGGTGTCGAGGTCGCTAAAACGCACCTGGATGGGTACGCGCACCGGAAAGATCATGCCCTGGATTCTATCCCGAGGTATGGGG
This genomic stretch from Meiothermus sp. harbors:
- a CDS encoding DUF433 domain-containing protein produces the protein MKLNTKARSELLSRISSNPEMLRGRPRIKGTRIAVHMVLEALASQMSVEEVLVQWPELTRQDIQAALLYGARSTNYEWIALHEE
- a CDS encoding thioesterase family protein, producing MIFPVRVPIQVRFSDLDTLEHVNNAVYLTYDEVARGHYLQQAGAHIDSGNFVMARAEVDYITPILFGQQVEIALRVERVGNSSFRTYSETWADGGLAARIKVVVVWLENGKPARIPDWLREAIRGMETEPVEGL